The region CTGTTAGTAAACTTTCTACTGTTATTTTACCTACTGCTTTATTATTCTTTATTTTTTTAATAAGATCCTGAACAAAATATAATCTTATATCGTAAAGAAGGGTAGTAGAAGTTATAACTAAATTACCGCTTGGAGCATAGCCTATAGCAGTTTTTCTAACCCATACTTTTTCTATACTCCCACTTTCTTTATCAAATACAGGGAATGGATTAACAACTACACTTCCATCCGGTAAGATAAGTTTTTCTGGAGTAAAAACACTTATACTTGCTATTTTATTTAAAGTATTATATCCAGCAGCAGTGATAGTAATATTTCCTTGTATATTGGCTAGTTCTCCCTTCGCTTCTTCAAGTTTTAATTTCGCACATATAGACTTTATAGCTCCTTTAGGTGTTCTTTTAATAAATACTTCTCCATCTCCAAGTGTTGCAACTTCTTTCTTTTCTTTTACTAACTCTTTATTCTCCATTACAATTCCGCCTTTCATTTTAAATTTTTAATTTATTTGATAATAAACATAACTTTGTCTTTATACTCTTTTTCAATTTTTCTTTTAATATCAAGCAATTCATAGCATTTAATTGAAGTCATATTATTATAAATTTCTAACTGTTTACCTGTCTTCTCACTATAGAATGTCAATGTCATAATCTCACCTTCCTCATTAATTTTTTGTATAAAAAAACTGCATATAAGCAAAATTTGCCTACACACAGTTTGTTAGTCTATTGACCTAAATAATTTGTTGCCAAATAAAAAAAACAGCAAAGACTAAAAATGTCTCTACTATTCTTATACACTTTTTTTTTATTTTTATCACAATAAAATTAGAAATAAAAATATATTTTGATTTTACGTTTCCAGTTTTCAGGTGTTAAAGTTAATTACTTGCTTCAAAATATCTAATTTGATATTAATAAATTTTAATATTGGAAAGTTTCACAACTAATAATATAGTAACTATTAAACGCAAGTTACAATCTGCTGTATTCCTGTATTATCATAATTTACAACTATCATAGTAATTTATTAAACCTATTGACTATTTCCTATATACATACCAACATGGTGATTTACAGCTATCATAGTAATTATTAAACTGCTCTTTCTGCTATGAGTAAACTTGCAGGTACTCCATTTACAACTAATATAGCAATTATTAAACAATTCACTTGCAAATTGCTGACTTTCAACAAGATTATTATTTACAACTAAAATAGTAAGTATTAAACGAGTGTGTTTCAAGTTTTGTGTAAACTTGAAAACTGATATAAGATATTTAAATTTTTAATATGGATAAGAATGAAAAACACATTCTTATCCTTGTTTGTCATTCATGAAAACCACCTGCTGTGTGAAGTTGTCAAACTAAAGTAGACAACTATAAAACCACCATTATCGAAATCCATTTTTTAACTTGTATTGAAATGGACTTAAGTATCCTAATGCATATGCTAGCCTTTCATTATTGAAATATTCAACATATTTATTTAGAAAATTAGGAAAGTCCCTTTTTTCTTCTTTTGTATAGTCTGAGCGCAGCTCTGACTTAATCCATCCATTAATTGATTCAATTATAGGATTATCTGTTGGAGTTGCTACTCGTGACATTGAACGAACTATGTTATAATCTTTATGAGATTCACTAAAGGCTCTTGAAGAGTAGACTGATCCTTGGTCTGTATGCAAAATTACTGGATCTTTCTGTTTCTTTACTTTTAGTTTTAAATCCTCAAGGCATTGGTAATAAGGTGTTTTGTCTCCTTCAATTTTAGAAATATGATGGGAAATAATCTCATTATTAAAAGTATCTAAAATATATGTCCATTCATACATTATATTGCCTTGACGTATTCTCGTCATATCATATACTACAATTTCTAATGGTCTTTTTGCATTCCATTGACCTCGTACTATATTGTCGTAAGTTTTATTTTTTTCACCTGTATGTTTATATTTATGAAGTTTGGCATGTGACTTTATATTTAAAAAATTACAACACTTATGTATCACATTATAAGATATGGTTAGTTCTGTTTTATTTTGTATTATTGCTGCTAAACGACACTATCCGAAAGATTCATATTTGTTATTAACTGAAATAATTACTTTCATTAAAATATCTATTTACAATTCTTGATTTTTCTTCAAAAGTCCATTTTCTTTTTTGTTCCTTTAAGTATTCCAATAAACATCATATCATTACCTTATATGTTATATTAAAAAAGTAGACAATTGGTGGTTAAATCCGATGTCTACTTTTTTTTTACAACTTCACTAAGATGGTGGCTTGATTAAGCCATATAATTCTACTCGCACTCTGAAAAGAACGCCAATCGCAAAAACTTCTATAGACTGCAATACTAATAACTTGAGCTATTCCCCCATATAAATATAAATTCCAACTTTAATTTTTCTAATAATTCACGTATATCCAATTATCCCATTAGTTAATTTACACCTTTATTTTTAATCTCTTCTTAAAGTTACTCATTAAAATTGGAATTATTTCCATCATATCAGCTACAATTCCAATAGTAGCAACATTAAATATTGCTGCATTAGGATCTTTATTAATAGCAATTATTATATCAGATGAATAAATTCCAACTAGATGTTGTATAGCCCCAGATATTCCACATGCGAAATATATTCTAGGATTTACACTTTTCCCAGTTTGCCCAATTTGATATTTATGTTCTATCCATCCATTATCAACAACTGCACGTGTTGCTCCAACAGTACCACCTAAAAGTTTTG is a window of Clostridium pasteurianum DNA encoding:
- a CDS encoding DDE-type integrase/transposase/recombinase, with amino-acid sequence MIHKCCNFLNIKSHAKLHKYKHTGEKNKTYDNIVRGQWNAKRPLEIVVYDMTRIRQGNIMYEWTYILDTFNNEIISHHISKIEGDKTPYYQCLEDLKLKVKKQKDPVILHTDQGSVYSSRAFSESHKDYNIVRSMSRVATPTDNPIIESINGWIKSELRSDYTKEEKRDFPNFLNKYVEYFNNERLAYALGYLSPFQYKLKNGFR